A region from the Halonatronomonas betaini genome encodes:
- a CDS encoding YdcF family protein: MIYILPLIVTSIILALTIYIERRTFFLGIIFIAWILSAYITFISYSRIFLVRLFLIPLAIISILLIFAYTIHLASFIMSFFTSAYKLMKEERNRLEHRSIFIFGLITLSWFFLFPFISNQIESPLFEGLNNFTGFIIVYFFILLFIFSVTTILNHFQPPFKDYDYIIVLGCRVNGKKVSPLLASRLDKAISLFHKYNKPEKSLKIIVSGGKGEGNSVSEASAMASYLKEKGIPEELIILEENAVNTFENFEYAMDLINHDFKGASYKEANILTVTNNFHLLRSLLLARKIGLKTDGAGARTKLHYWLRATIKELMAIIYQQKIYHIIFIFIIIIILILFF, translated from the coding sequence ATGATATATATTCTGCCTTTAATAGTAACAAGTATAATACTGGCTTTAACAATTTATATTGAAAGAAGAACTTTTTTCTTAGGAATTATATTTATTGCCTGGATTCTATCTGCTTATATAACTTTTATTTCATATAGCAGGATTTTTTTAGTCAGGCTCTTTTTGATACCCTTAGCTATAATATCAATTTTACTGATTTTTGCCTATACAATCCATCTTGCTTCTTTTATAATGTCATTCTTTACTTCGGCTTATAAATTAATGAAAGAGGAAAGAAACCGCCTGGAACATAGATCAATATTTATCTTTGGGTTAATTACTTTAAGCTGGTTTTTCCTGTTTCCTTTCATAAGTAATCAGATTGAATCTCCTCTATTTGAAGGCTTAAATAATTTTACCGGTTTTATAATTGTTTACTTTTTTATTTTATTATTTATATTTTCGGTTACAACAATTTTAAATCATTTTCAGCCACCATTTAAAGATTATGATTATATCATTGTATTAGGCTGCCGGGTTAATGGTAAAAAGGTTAGCCCATTATTGGCCAGCAGACTTGATAAAGCTATTAGTTTATTCCATAAATATAATAAGCCTGAAAAGTCATTAAAAATAATAGTTTCAGGTGGCAAGGGTGAAGGCAATAGTGTTTCTGAAGCTTCAGCTATGGCAAGTTATTTAAAGGAGAAAGGTATACCAGAAGAACTAATAATACTGGAAGAGAATGCAGTCAATACCTTTGAGAACTTTGAATATGCTATGGATCTAATTAATCATGATTTCAAAGGGGCTTCTTATAAAGAGGCTAATATTCTGACTGTGACCAATAATTTTCATTTATTAAGATCACTTTTGCTGGCCAGAAAAATTGGGTTAAAGACTGATGGAGCCGGTGCCAGGACTAAACTCCATTACTGGTTAAGGGCAACTATCAAAGAATTAATGGCTATTATCTAT
- a CDS encoding PHP domain-containing protein — protein sequence MPSGKKYIDLHIHTVHSDGFLDRAFLESFLGHRQHLIAVTDHNEIAGSVDLIENTDLNVVPGIEIGCQDGFELLVYFQELADLKEFFYNCLEPYKNNFRMAKTTKDYKYYLDILEGYDVFIAIPHINGYLQKNFINNKDYIYEVIKRVDGIEVHNNTLTKKQNKTARKLQKKFNKKIVFGSDAHTQKEIFYFQNYLRENKKSIIESLVHKVYELSLFQKHLAYIFS from the coding sequence TTGCCTTCTGGTAAAAAATATATTGATCTTCATATTCATACTGTCCATTCAGATGGTTTTCTTGATAGGGCATTTCTTGAATCTTTTTTAGGTCACAGACAGCATTTGATTGCAGTAACTGATCACAATGAGATAGCTGGTAGTGTTGATCTGATAGAAAATACAGATCTTAATGTTGTTCCTGGTATTGAAATTGGCTGTCAGGACGGCTTTGAGCTATTGGTCTATTTTCAGGAATTAGCTGATTTAAAGGAGTTTTTCTATAATTGCCTGGAACCCTATAAGAATAATTTCAGGATGGCCAAGACAACTAAAGACTATAAGTATTATTTAGATATTTTAGAAGGTTATGATGTCTTTATAGCAATTCCCCATATTAATGGGTATCTTCAGAAAAACTTTATTAATAATAAAGACTATATATATGAAGTGATCAAAAGAGTTGATGGTATAGAGGTTCATAATAATACCCTTACTAAAAAGCAGAATAAGACTGCTAGAAAGCTTCAGAAAAAATTTAATAAGAAGATAGTATTTGGCAGTGATGCCCATACTCAAAAAGAGATATTTTATTTCCAGAACTACTTACGTGAAAATAAAAAATCCATCATTGAAAGCCTGGTCCATAAGGTATATGAGCTTTCATTATTTCAGAAACATTTAGCATATATTTTTAGCTAG
- a CDS encoding HD-GYP domain-containing protein, whose amino-acid sequence MNHNKYLPIHKLIMSVAHATKIVDQAVFNHHQQVAYTTLRLARKLEYQDSSIHNLLVASLLHDIGMFAIASKIELLKFEYRHTKHADIGASLLEKYPFFPEAAPIIRYHHLAWQDGEGEFHGERSVPEESHLLHLSDRVSLMVDDKSNILDQKNNIINYLEERTPTVFKQKDLKALKAMEDDFWFSLVNPVVMRIELEDEFTKYDGFISKKQSMDLAKFYSKIIDYRSKFTSTHSLGVAKTARHLANKLGWPKEDLDDMELAGYLHDLGKLAIPSDILNKKGSLSESEYNLIKSHTYHTYHILHPIKVKKINKIKRWAANHHEHLDGSGYPFGLSSDKLCTGSRVMMVADKFTALTEDRPYRKGMSQKQVTNILNDLADSGKIDKGMVNLLLEDYNSFDHMRSEIQNNREKEYSKLVN is encoded by the coding sequence ATGAATCATAATAAATATCTGCCTATCCATAAATTAATAATGAGTGTAGCCCATGCTACTAAAATTGTCGATCAGGCAGTTTTCAATCACCATCAGCAGGTGGCTTATACCACTTTAAGGCTTGCAAGAAAGTTAGAATATCAGGATAGCTCTATTCATAATCTCCTGGTCGCTTCCCTGCTTCACGATATAGGAATGTTCGCGATTGCAAGTAAAATTGAATTATTGAAGTTTGAATATCGTCATACAAAACATGCTGATATTGGAGCCAGCTTATTAGAAAAGTATCCCTTCTTTCCAGAAGCAGCTCCGATTATTCGCTATCACCACCTTGCCTGGCAGGATGGTGAGGGTGAATTTCATGGGGAAAGATCTGTACCAGAGGAGTCCCATTTATTGCACCTTTCAGACAGGGTCTCATTAATGGTAGATGATAAATCTAATATTCTTGATCAGAAAAATAATATAATAAATTATTTGGAAGAACGGACACCAACTGTTTTCAAGCAGAAAGATCTTAAAGCTTTAAAGGCTATGGAGGATGACTTCTGGTTTAGTCTTGTCAACCCTGTGGTTATGAGGATAGAATTGGAAGATGAGTTTACAAAATATGATGGCTTTATCTCCAAAAAACAGAGTATGGATCTGGCCAAATTTTACAGTAAAATAATTGACTATCGGAGTAAATTTACATCTACCCATTCTTTAGGAGTTGCAAAGACTGCCAGGCATCTTGCTAATAAGTTAGGCTGGCCTAAAGAGGATTTAGATGATATGGAGTTAGCAGGTTACCTCCATGATTTAGGTAAGTTGGCTATTCCTTCAGATATATTAAATAAAAAGGGAAGTTTATCTGAAAGCGAGTATAATCTGATCAAAAGCCATACCTATCATACCTACCATATTTTACATCCGATAAAGGTTAAAAAAATTAATAAGATTAAACGCTGGGCAGCCAATCATCACGAACATCTCGATGGTTCTGGATACCCATTTGGTCTAAGCTCAGATAAATTATGCACAGGCAGCCGGGTTATGATGGTAGCTGATAAATTTACAGCCTTAACAGAAGATAGGCCTTACCGAAAAGGGATGTCTCAAAAGCAGGTAACTAATATTTTAAATGATCTGGCTGATTCAGGTAAAATTGATAAGGGTATGGTTAACCTCCTATTAGAAGATTATAATTCCTTTGATCATATGAGATCAGAGATACAAAATAATCGAGAAAAAGAATATTCAAAACTAGTTAATTAA
- a CDS encoding methyl-accepting chemotaxis protein — translation MFRKIKSSMFAKFILAFSIILVLFIAANLIDNYFDNQVAEIENEIDEMQSFQLFLANLEIDHHLWMMEIYDMLAGGEIPDLGHYTECNLGTWYYDIEPDDYYSGPYEAMEEPHSLLHISGMEVVEIFEAGQEDEAAEQFREEVIPAVENVRANINEIIELTDEEVAGMQGDRDAYANTANLITFGSTILTIILAAIIALLLTKSTVGPVNDIIKQVDKVAAGDLRDNIMTGKTDEIGSLVSAFNNMIDTLRDLVGNIEKSSDSVVTASGELNTVSDETGYSAEEIARSITEVAEGSEEISTRIRSLEDVTHQLDSEGEKLKSNASESLEVADKSSRTAAEGQKAIQEAIAQLDTVSETVNFATEAIEKLGERSKEIGKMVDMIEGISSQTNLLALNAAIEAARAGESGRGFAVVAEEVRELAEESSEATTKITSLIEDIQSETTATVNSMDTNIEEVEKQIRIINKAGDSLDHMVEASEETSDMVNKMKEFADSLDDIIDTINQAVDSVGSTVEDNAASAEEVSALAQEQSASVEEVAASADELENMAQHLKGLINEFQV, via the coding sequence ATGTTTAGGAAAATTAAAAGTTCAATGTTTGCAAAATTTATACTGGCTTTTTCAATAATATTAGTTTTATTTATAGCAGCAAATTTAATTGATAATTATTTTGATAATCAGGTAGCAGAAATAGAAAATGAAATAGATGAGATGCAAAGTTTCCAGTTGTTTCTTGCTAATTTAGAGATAGATCATCATCTCTGGATGATGGAAATCTATGATATGCTGGCAGGCGGGGAAATACCGGATCTAGGTCATTATACAGAATGTAATTTAGGAACCTGGTATTATGATATTGAACCTGATGATTATTATAGTGGTCCTTACGAGGCTATGGAAGAACCTCACAGTCTTTTACATATTTCTGGAATGGAGGTTGTTGAAATTTTTGAAGCCGGACAGGAAGATGAGGCCGCTGAACAATTTAGGGAGGAAGTAATTCCAGCTGTTGAAAATGTAAGGGCAAATATAAATGAGATTATTGAACTGACTGATGAAGAAGTTGCTGGAATGCAAGGAGATAGAGATGCTTATGCAAATACAGCTAATTTAATAACCTTTGGTTCAACTATTCTAACAATAATTCTAGCAGCTATTATAGCTTTATTATTAACAAAATCAACTGTTGGTCCAGTTAATGATATTATCAAGCAGGTCGATAAAGTCGCCGCCGGTGATTTAAGGGATAATATTATGACAGGGAAGACCGATGAAATAGGCTCATTGGTATCCGCTTTTAATAATATGATCGATACTTTAAGAGATCTTGTTGGCAATATTGAGAAGAGTTCTGACTCAGTTGTTACTGCTTCAGGGGAATTAAATACGGTTTCTGATGAGACAGGTTACAGTGCTGAGGAAATTGCCAGGAGTATTACTGAAGTGGCAGAGGGCAGTGAAGAAATAAGCACCAGGATAAGAAGTTTAGAGGATGTTACTCATCAATTAGATAGTGAGGGTGAGAAACTAAAAAGTAATGCCAGTGAAAGTTTAGAAGTTGCTGATAAATCTTCAAGAACAGCAGCAGAGGGTCAAAAGGCAATTCAGGAAGCAATCGCTCAACTTGATACAGTTAGTGAGACTGTGAATTTTGCAACAGAGGCCATTGAAAAGCTTGGCGAACGGTCAAAAGAGATTGGGAAAATGGTCGATATGATTGAAGGTATTTCATCCCAGACTAATCTGCTTGCCTTAAATGCTGCAATTGAAGCTGCTAGAGCTGGAGAGAGCGGTAGAGGTTTTGCAGTTGTTGCTGAAGAGGTTAGAGAATTAGCTGAAGAGTCCTCTGAAGCTACCACTAAAATTACCAGTCTAATAGAAGATATTCAATCAGAGACAACAGCAACAGTAAATTCTATGGATACAAATATTGAAGAGGTTGAAAAACAGATAAGAATAATCAATAAAGCTGGTGATTCTCTTGACCATATGGTTGAAGCATCAGAGGAAACCAGTGATATGGTCAATAAAATGAAGGAGTTTGCAGATTCATTGGATGATATCATAGATACTATTAATCAGGCTGTTGACTCAGTTGGTTCAACTGTTGAGGATAATGCAGCCAGTGCTGAAGAAGTATCAGCTTTGGCCCAGGAACAGAGTGCATCTGTCGAAGAAGTTGCTGCTTCAGCTGATGAATTAGAGAATATGGCTCAACATCTTAAAGGATTAATTAATGAGTTTCAGGTTTAA
- a CDS encoding ATP-binding protein, whose protein sequence is MDNAADNLIKKYNFTLTAQANKINEIINELLKVVNNTDHSIPDIEFRLEIAAREILANAIEYGCKDHNDEIEILFSIEQNKIVLSVIDPGEGFNWQERSFEIVPVLDERGRGLKMINKVSDEMDFNDKGNQIKITFLGGK, encoded by the coding sequence ATGGATAATGCTGCTGATAATCTTATAAAAAAATATAATTTTACTTTAACAGCCCAGGCTAATAAGATAAATGAAATTATTAATGAATTATTAAAAGTTGTAAATAATACCGATCATAGTATTCCAGATATTGAATTCAGGCTTGAAATAGCAGCAAGGGAAATACTTGCTAATGCTATTGAATATGGTTGTAAAGATCATAATGATGAAATTGAAATTTTATTTTCAATTGAGCAAAATAAAATTGTATTATCAGTTATAGATCCTGGAGAAGGTTTTAACTGGCAGGAGCGCAGTTTTGAAATTGTTCCTGTCTTGGATGAGCGGGGTAGAGGTTTAAAGATGATAAATAAAGTATCTGATGAAATGGATTTTAATGATAAAGGTAATCAGATTAAGATTACCTTTTTAGGGGGAAAATAA
- a CDS encoding STAS domain-containing protein yields the protein MKVEFNQESARIIFGEEMNLINKEDYNDEFMKLIEKGITDITLDFNNLKNIDSSGLGKVLHFNKILKNKGGNLKIKNINSEYVQRVFKMIELNDIIEVH from the coding sequence ATGAAAGTAGAGTTTAATCAAGAATCAGCCAGGATTATTTTTGGCGAAGAAATGAATTTAATAAACAAAGAGGATTATAATGATGAATTTATGAAACTGATTGAAAAAGGAATTACTGATATAACTCTTGATTTTAATAATCTCAAAAATATTGACAGTTCAGGTCTAGGTAAAGTGCTACATTTCAACAAAATATTAAAGAATAAAGGTGGAAATCTTAAAATAAAAAATATAAACTCTGAATATGTTCAGAGAGTCTTTAAGATGATTGAACTCAATGATATAATTGAAGTTCATTAA
- a CDS encoding STAS domain-containing protein, which produces MSDVKLSYEILEGSNILKVDGEVIFENSNRVKEKAKEIIKEIEAKKLIVDLSSTSYLDSSGIGVILSLFKFMRDNDGKLLIANPNEKVKRVFEVTKLNQILDIYNDINKAIEVS; this is translated from the coding sequence ATGTCAGATGTTAAATTAAGTTATGAAATATTAGAAGGAAGTAATATTTTAAAGGTAGATGGTGAAGTTATTTTTGAAAACTCTAACAGGGTTAAAGAAAAAGCAAAAGAAATAATCAAGGAAATTGAAGCTAAAAAATTAATTGTTGATTTGAGTTCGACTTCTTATCTTGATAGCTCTGGGATAGGAGTTATACTGTCATTATTTAAATTTATGAGAGATAATGATGGTAAACTATTAATAGCTAATCCGAATGAAAAGGTTAAAAGAGTTTTTGAGGTCACAAAATTAAATCAAATACTGGATATTTATAATGATATTAATAAGGCGATAGAGGTGAGTTAG
- a CDS encoding TDT family transporter, whose amino-acid sequence MDQLKSCFRSTPVPVAGLMLGLAGLGNLVQPYGNHFRYTSGAIAFIVILLLLGRFIIDNNGFLNELDNPVVASVAPAFSMGIIILAGYLAPHIPEIARVIWYTGIILHGIFVLLFSTKYLLNFNIKKVFPSYFIVYVGIVVASVTAPAFERLFLGQVIFWAGFIGYMVFLPIVTYRVIMIREIKKPALPTIAIFTAPAGLCLAGYMAAFPEKSSLMVGWLTFLTVVMISSVIIYLPKMLAVGFCPSFSAFTFPFVITAIGLRMVTNYLTAEYGITLLRYPALIVEFLAIGLVLFVLTLYSIYILKNTFSK is encoded by the coding sequence ATGGATCAGTTAAAGAGCTGCTTTAGGTCAACACCTGTTCCAGTTGCAGGATTAATGCTGGGACTGGCCGGGCTTGGTAATCTAGTACAACCCTATGGCAACCATTTTCGGTATACCAGTGGGGCAATAGCTTTTATTGTGATTCTCTTACTTCTGGGCAGGTTTATTATTGATAATAACGGCTTTTTAAATGAACTGGATAATCCGGTAGTGGCCAGTGTGGCCCCGGCTTTTTCAATGGGGATAATTATTTTAGCAGGCTATCTTGCTCCCCATATACCTGAAATAGCAAGGGTTATCTGGTATACAGGCATTATTCTCCATGGAATATTTGTACTATTGTTTTCTACAAAGTATTTACTTAACTTTAATATTAAAAAAGTCTTTCCCAGTTACTTTATTGTCTATGTCGGAATAGTTGTAGCCAGTGTGACGGCCCCTGCTTTTGAGCGGTTATTCCTGGGGCAGGTGATCTTCTGGGCTGGTTTTATCGGATATATGGTCTTTTTACCGATTGTAACCTATCGAGTTATTATGATCAGAGAGATAAAAAAACCTGCTCTGCCAACTATCGCAATTTTCACAGCACCGGCAGGGCTCTGTCTGGCAGGCTATATGGCAGCATTTCCTGAAAAAAGTAGCCTAATGGTTGGCTGGTTAACATTTTTAACTGTAGTTATGATATCTTCTGTAATAATATATCTGCCTAAAATGCTGGCAGTGGGTTTTTGCCCCAGCTTTTCGGCATTCACCTTTCCCTTTGTAATAACAGCTATTGGATTAAGAATGGTTACAAATTATCTGACTGCAGAGTATGGCATAACACTATTAAGATATCCAGCTTTAATAGTTGAGTTTTTGGCAATAGGATTAGTATTATTTGTTCTCACTTTATATTCAATTTATATACTTAAAAATACGTTTTCAAAGTAA
- a CDS encoding C-GCAxxG-C-C family protein: protein MSKKKQELAEKARNKAEGYFKRGEFYCSEAVFTTINEMLGQKLPPETVQLASGFPVGIGQSKCLCGAVTGGVMALGLKYGRTAPGAEMPEGSFPNSADLHDHIINTYGSTCCRVLTKDFDDFGSPERAEHCYQITGEVAAWVMERLIEDGSVKELL from the coding sequence ATGAGTAAAAAGAAACAGGAGTTAGCAGAAAAGGCAAGAAATAAAGCTGAAGGCTATTTCAAACGAGGGGAGTTCTATTGCTCAGAGGCTGTATTTACAACTATTAATGAGATGCTAGGGCAGAAGCTTCCACCAGAGACAGTCCAACTGGCTTCAGGCTTTCCAGTGGGGATTGGCCAATCAAAATGTCTCTGTGGTGCAGTTACTGGCGGTGTAATGGCCCTGGGCTTAAAATATGGTAGAACTGCTCCAGGAGCTGAGATGCCAGAGGGTTCATTCCCGAATAGTGCTGATCTCCATGATCATATTATAAATACATATGGCTCAACCTGTTGCAGGGTACTCACAAAAGATTTTGATGATTTTGGCAGTCCAGAAAGAGCAGAACACTGCTATCAGATAACCGGTGAAGTAGCAGCCTGGGTAATGGAAAGGTTGATCGAAGATGGATCAGTTAAAGAGCTGCTTTAG
- the uppP gene encoding undecaprenyl-diphosphatase UppP, translating into MGLLNVIILGIIQGITEFIPISSSGHLVIFQHFMEVDGGITLNVFLHFGSLLAVAYVFREEIIGIITLKEKYRRLTYFIIVGSIPAGVIGILFEDFFEEVFSTLTVVGFALLVTGSLLWLSDKVNTRERPLENMKWGDAIFVGIAQALAIFPGISRSGSTIVGGLFKGLNRELAARFSFLLAMPVIGGATLLQARNIFSIGLDGITAVELTAGTIASTIASFFAIKVLLILIRKEKLSIFAYYCWVLGLTIIFIL; encoded by the coding sequence ATGGGACTTTTAAATGTAATTATTTTAGGTATTATTCAGGGGATAACTGAATTTATCCCTATTAGTAGTTCAGGACATTTAGTTATTTTCCAGCATTTTATGGAAGTTGATGGTGGTATAACTTTAAATGTTTTTCTCCATTTCGGTTCTTTACTTGCAGTAGCTTATGTTTTTAGAGAAGAAATTATAGGTATTATAACTTTAAAAGAAAAGTATCGGAGGCTTACATATTTTATAATTGTAGGTTCAATACCGGCCGGGGTAATCGGAATTCTTTTTGAAGATTTTTTTGAAGAAGTATTTTCTACACTTACTGTTGTAGGTTTTGCCCTGCTGGTCACCGGGTCTCTACTCTGGTTATCAGATAAGGTTAATACCCGGGAGAGACCACTGGAAAATATGAAGTGGGGAGATGCAATCTTTGTAGGAATTGCCCAGGCCCTTGCAATCTTTCCAGGGATATCAAGATCTGGCTCAACGATTGTAGGTGGCCTATTTAAAGGCCTTAATAGAGAACTTGCCGCCCGCTTTTCATTCCTGCTGGCAATGCCTGTTATAGGTGGGGCTACTTTATTGCAGGCACGAAATATTTTTTCAATCGGGCTTGATGGTATAACTGCAGTTGAATTGACAGCCGGGACTATTGCTTCTACTATAGCCAGCTTCTTTGCAATTAAGGTGCTTTTAATTTTAATTAGAAAAGAAAAGTTAAGTATTTTTGCTTATTACTGCTGGGTTTTAGGTCTAACTATTATTTTTATTCTTTAA
- a CDS encoding DUF1622 domain-containing protein, with the protein MLHLVEELTINISHFLMAILELMGGITLIYGAVMIFWHFIKLKYDESSTLLRIKMARTIALALEFYLAAEILKTVFVRETSELYIVAAIIVLRIAMGFVIHHELDVDLEQLKEEVCEIENLKD; encoded by the coding sequence ATGCTTCACCTTGTAGAAGAACTGACGATTAATATTTCTCATTTTTTAATGGCCATTCTTGAGTTAATGGGAGGTATAACTTTAATTTATGGAGCAGTTATGATTTTCTGGCATTTTATTAAACTCAAATATGATGAATCTTCCACTTTATTGAGAATCAAGATGGCCAGAACTATTGCCCTTGCCCTTGAGTTTTATCTGGCTGCAGAGATACTTAAGACTGTCTTTGTCAGGGAGACCAGTGAATTATATATTGTGGCAGCAATTATAGTATTAAGAATAGCTATGGGATTTGTTATTCACCATGAACTTGATGTTGATTTAGAGCAACTAAAAGAGGAAGTCTGTGAAATTGAGAATTTAAAAGATTAA
- a CDS encoding bifunctional metallophosphatase/5'-nucleotidase has translation MLKMTKEHDNQEEINEKLIDKKVDRRNFLKRSGQTFGALMAAGLFKFNFSTKGAKASEGDLSDKLIILHTNDMHGRIEINEEDGIMGMPYVSSIVQDFRENYENVLLLDAGDTVHGRPISDRLYGSSTIETMNAIGYDIMTAGNHDFNFGYDRLLELEEMMNAELVSSNVEKDGELLFKPYTIREVAGRQIGILGIATPATRYTTHPDNIEGIDFTSMREATEHYVEEMRSEYDLDLLVALGHVGYGANNPDDEDFTVTDELVTNVDGIDIFVDGHSHTRIPEGDWHNDTLVVQAYEYLKKVGVVEIDFSNDQPEFQAHLISAEEAIANYEPDPELEEILSDARDDARDAMLG, from the coding sequence ATGTTAAAGATGACTAAAGAGCATGATAATCAAGAAGAGATTAATGAGAAGTTAATAGATAAAAAGGTAGATAGACGTAATTTCTTAAAACGCTCTGGACAGACATTTGGAGCTTTAATGGCTGCAGGCCTATTTAAATTTAACTTTTCAACAAAAGGTGCCAAAGCAAGTGAAGGAGACCTTTCAGATAAGTTAATTATTCTCCATACCAATGACATGCATGGCAGAATTGAAATAAATGAAGAAGATGGAATTATGGGTATGCCATATGTAAGTTCCATTGTCCAGGACTTCAGAGAAAATTATGAAAATGTATTACTCCTGGATGCCGGCGACACAGTCCACGGTAGACCTATTTCAGATAGATTATATGGAAGCAGTACAATTGAAACGATGAATGCAATCGGTTATGATATAATGACTGCCGGTAACCATGATTTTAACTTCGGTTATGATAGACTTCTGGAATTAGAAGAAATGATGAATGCTGAGTTAGTGTCATCAAACGTTGAAAAAGACGGAGAGTTGCTATTTAAGCCTTATACAATTAGAGAGGTAGCAGGCAGACAGATAGGCATTCTAGGTATTGCCACTCCAGCAACCAGATATACAACCCATCCTGATAATATAGAAGGAATAGATTTTACAAGCATGAGAGAGGCTACAGAACATTATGTAGAAGAGATGAGATCTGAATATGATTTAGATCTGCTTGTTGCTCTAGGCCATGTAGGATATGGTGCCAATAATCCAGATGATGAAGATTTTACCGTGACAGATGAATTAGTAACTAATGTTGATGGAATTGATATATTTGTTGACGGACATAGTCATACCAGAATCCCAGAAGGTGACTGGCATAATGATACATTAGTAGTTCAGGCATATGAATATCTCAAAAAAGTAGGAGTAGTTGAAATAGATTTCAGTAATGATCAACCAGAATTCCAGGCCCACTTAATTTCTGCAGAAGAAGCAATTGCAAATTATGAGCCAGACCCAGAATTAGAAGAAATATTATCAGATGCCAGAGATGATGCCAGAGATGCAATGTTAGGCTAA